The following are encoded together in the Hydractinia symbiolongicarpus strain clone_291-10 chromosome 14, HSymV2.1, whole genome shotgun sequence genome:
- the LOC130625134 gene encoding uncharacterized protein LOC130625134: MERYIERFCEFTTFEIPRYLFCEPRHEIQSIELHGFCDSSTIAYAAVIYAKIRTNLGVSVSLVTAKTKVAPLKPHSVPRLELLGCALLAKLMSHVLNAINGRLKVDRFFGWSDSEVALCWLKGKLKQWKPWVENRVVYVRSVIPSESWFHVSTIHNPSDIPTRPDKIGDFNSNLWLNGPEFLSDSSFVPPEFHVNKHSFDVLSEEKKSHVTTNISHSTHHCHSQLHDIIDETKFSSLKKLITTIGYVYRFANKLLNRIRKRDLSVCNDRELSTQEYKSAFDILITNNQRKLRNNQNYFNKLSSALKLFEDEKGDLRVKGRFGENKKLSYDERYPLILSSDSHFTKLLVEDAHEKTFHQGVEATLNMLRMKFWIPKGRRTIKSILRQCIVCRRYQGKPIKSPPTPDLPEYRYCASRAFEHVGFDHAGPLYIRTENRNTTKVYVLILTCATTRAVHFELSPDLKTPALIRAFKRFQSRRGTPATVVHDNFKTFKSNHVKRFMRHESIETNPILPKSPWWGGFYERIVRSMKTALRKTIGKALLTFEELETVLCQVEASINSRPLTYQSEDDLGQTITPLHLIYGSNIVGAECVPMNDTDQCSKRLLYVQRVLDDQWRRFYRTYLNELRQHHFYRKDGRETPDLKLNDVVVVKDDNQLPRSRWPLGKVTELIYGKDGFIRGAKIRVNTKKGLVSTITRPIQKLIPLEIANETENEVEKVEKSELEKPAEDTLNEDEQQRRPTRKAAVEGQLMRKLREEYL, encoded by the coding sequence ATGGAGAGATATATTGAACGATTTTGCGAATTTACAACCTTTGAGATACCACGTTATTTATTCTGTGAACCGCGTCATGAAATTCAATCAATTGAACTGCATGGATTTTGTGATAGCTCGACGATTGCCTACGCTGCTGTGATTTATGCAAAAATACGAACTAACCTCGGCGTAAGTGTTTCGCTAGTGACTGCTAAAACGAAAGTTGCGCCCCTAAAGCCGCATTCTGTTCCACGTTTAGAATTGCTAGGATGTGCTCTCTTAGCAAAGTTGATGAGCCATGTGCTTAATGCGATCAATGGTAGATTGAAAGTTGATCGTTTTTTCGGTTGGTCAGATTCGGAAGTTGCCCTTTGTTGGCTAAAAGGCAAATTGAAGCAGTGGAAGCCATGGGTAGAAAACAGAGTTGTTTATGTTCGATCAGTCATTCCATCGGAATCATGGTTTCACGTTTCCACCATTCATAACCCCAGTGATATACCTACCAGACCAGACAAAATTGGTGACTTCAATTCAAATTTGTGGTTAAACGGTCCTGAATTTCTGTCTGATTCCAGCTTTGTTCCACCTGAGTTTCATGTCAACAAACATTCATTCGATGTTTTGTCAGAAGAGAAGAAAAGTCATGTCACTACTAACATtagtcattccactcatcaTTGTCATTCGCAGTTACATGATATTATAGACGAGACTAAGTTTAGCTCACTGAAAAAGCTTATAACTACCATTGGATATGTTTACAGATTTGCGAATAAATTGTTAAATCGAATTCGAAAAAGAGACTTATCAGTATGCAACGATCGTGAACTGTCGACTCAAGAATACAAAAGtgcatttgatattttgattaCAAACAATCAACGAAAACTTCGAAACAACCAAAACTACTTCAACAAACTTTCGTCCGCCCTGAAGTTGTTTGAAGATGAGAAAGGAGATTTACGTGTTAAAGGACGTTTTGGTGAGAATAAAAAGCTTTCATATGACGAAAGGTATCCGTTGATTCTTTCGAGTGATTCACATTTTACAAAACTTCTGGTTGAAGATGCCcacgaaaaaacatttcatcaaGGCGTAGAAGCGACACTCAACATGTTACGAATGAAGTTTTGGATTCCGAAAGGTAGACGCACAATCAAATCCATTTTACGACAGTGCATTGTTTGTCGACGATACCAAGGCAAACCTATTAAATCACCACCGACTCCAGATCTACCAGAATACAGGTATTGCGCTTCGAGAGCTTTTGAACACGTTGGGTTCGATCATGCTGGTCCACTCTACATTCGTACCGAGAACCGAAACACGACAAAGGTATACGTATTAATACTTACATGTGCTACTACTAGAGCTGTGCACTTTGAGCTTTCACCCGATTTAAAGACGCCAGCGTTAATTAGAGCTTTCAAAAGATTTCAATCCAGAAGAGGAACGCCTGCTACGGTTGTGCATGATAactttaaaacgtttaaatctAACCATGTAAAAAGATTTATGAGACATGAGTCTATTGAAACTAACCCGATTCTCCCCAAGAGTCCTTGGTGGGGAGGATTTTATGAAAGGATCGTCAGATCAATGAAAACCGCTTTGCGTAAGACCATTGGGAAGGCACTATTGACTTTCGAAGAGCTCGAGACAGTTCTGTGCCAAGTTGAAGCATCGATTAACTCAAGACCACTTACATATCAGAGTGAGGACGATCTTGGACAGACTATCACACCTTTGCATTTGATTTACGGCTCGAACATTGTTGGTGCTGAATGTGTCCCAATGAATGATACCGACCAGTGCTCGAAACGATTACTTTATGTACAACGAGTGCTTGACGATCAGTGGCGACGATTTTATCGAACGTATTTAAACGAATTACGGCAACATCACTTCTACAGAAAGGATGGCAGAGAAACACCTGATTTAAAGTTGAACGACGTCGTGGTGGTGAAAGATGATAACCAACTGCCAAGAAGTAGATGGCCATTGGGTAAAGTTACGGAACTGATCTATGGAAAGGACGGATTTATTCGTGGTGCGAAGATTCGGGTTAACACCAAGAAAGGACTTGTTTCTACGATAACGCGTCCTATTCAAAAACTGATTCCACTTGAAATAGCAAATGAGACTGAAAACGAagttgaaaaagttgaaaaaagtgaaCTTGAAAAACCCGCTGAAGACACTCTCAATGAAGATGAGCAACAACGAAGGCCGACGAGAAAGGCTGCGGTTGAAGGACAGTTGATGCGTAAACTCCGCGAAGagtatttatag